A single window of Anopheles moucheti chromosome 2, idAnoMoucSN_F20_07, whole genome shotgun sequence DNA harbors:
- the LOC128309569 gene encoding TGF-beta-activated kinase 1 and MAP3K7-binding protein 1-like: MESMQNSNRTKSWTDDLKVCNQTGVGEAINQIYKDDGRRCEGYETRDKKCLCISDNTSLYSILSGHNGVTVAENALQEIAAELLLGALNYCNTDEAVKDLIRQSFMSVEKSYFDSINQHVATKTAIQLHLSADGMNQYEISQQFENVLQKLDSLNNALSVGSSAVLGLIHRSHLYLCNIGNCRALLCKTDEHDTLTVTQLSVDHNLLNAEEAARLFRLGLMKQNFEGVPLYSTRCIGNYLGKAGYKDCNFLSSASAEPVIFEPEIVGGIQISPACRFLVLMSSGLCRALHDIFPGDASTGNRELVRMISEEFQNQSTLGGVAQSVVHRIVQAHHDTYMQLVEEHKPLTFNSRDDVTLLIRNFNYSLPKAFVNRKNGNRSLNSTTSFSSTSSDATPTDSTIHTNISVTSSNITQSGKPYDTNARIRPHVDFGDFYKRVEEARKCGTLPPNIEFD, translated from the exons ATGGAGTCAatgcaaaacagcaacaggaCAAAGTCTTGGACGGACGATCTGAAAGTGTGCAACCAAACGGGTGTCGGGGAAGCGATAAATCAAATCTACAA AGACGATGGTCGTCGCTGCGAGGGCTACGAAACGCGTGATAAGAAATGTCTTTGCATATCCGACAACAC CTCACTCTATTCGATTCTGTCCGGTCACAACGGTGTGACGGTGGCAGAAAACGCACTCCAAGAAATTGCAGCCGAATTGTTGCTGGGAGCACTCAATTACTGCAACACAGACGAAGCTGTCAAAGATCTTATCCGCCAGTCGTTCATGTCGGTGGAAAAAAGTTATTTTGATTCGATCAATCAACACGTTGCCACGAAGACCGCTATCCAGCTACACTTATCCGCGGACGGTATGAATCAGTACGAAATATCGCAACAGTTTGAAAATGTGCTGCAGAAGCTCGATTCCCTTAACAATGCACTGTCGGTTGGAAGCAGCGCAGTGCTGGGACTAATCCATCGGTCTCATCTGTATCTCTGTAACATTGGCAACTGTCGGGCGCTTCTGTGCAAAACGGACGAGCATGACACGCTGACGGTAACGCAGCTAAGTGTCGATCATAATTTGCTCAACGCCGAGGAAGCTGCACGTCTGTTCCGGCTTGGGCTGATGAAGCAAAACTTTGAAGGAGTACCACTGTATAGCACCCGCTGTATTGGCAACTATTTGGGCAAGGCTGGATATAAAGATTGCAACTTTCTTTCGAGTGCTTCTGCTGAACCAGTGATTTTCGAACCGGAAATTGTTGGTGGCATACAGATTTCACCAGCCTGTCGATTTCTTGTGCTGATGTCGAGCGGACTGTGCAGAGCGTTGCACGACATCTTTCCAGGGGACGCATCCACAGGAAACCGAGAGCTGGTACGCATGATTTCGGAAGAGTTTCAAAATCAGTCTACCCTCGGTGGAGTTGCACAGTCGGTTGTGCATCGTATTGTCCAAGCGCATCACGATACGTACATGCAGTTGGTCGAAGAACATAAACCCCTCACGTTTAACAGTCGCGATGATGTGACTTTGCTGATACGCAACTTCAACTACTCACTGCCAAAAGCGTTTGTGAACCGCAAGAATGGTAATCGCAGCCTTAACTCCACTACATCATTCAGTTCCACCAGCTCGGATGCAACGCCCACGGATTCTACCATTCATACGAACATATCCGTGACAAGTTCAAATAT CACACAGTCCGGCAAACCTTATGATACGAATGCGCGGATTCGTCCGCACGTGGATTTTGGCGATTTTTACAAACGTGTCGAGGAAGCTCGAAAATGTGGTACTTTACCGCCAAACATAGAGTTCGATTAG
- the LOC128309562 gene encoding cell division cycle 5-like protein — protein sequence MPRIMIKGGVWRNTEDEILKAAVMKYGKNQWSRIASLLHRKSAKQCKARWYEWLDPSIKKTEWSREEDEKLLHLAKLMPTQWRTIAPIIGRTAAQCLERYEYLLDQAQRKEEGEDGMDDPRKLKPGEIDPNPETKPARPDPKDMDEDELEMLSEARARLANTQGKKAKRKAREKQLEEARRLAALQKRRELRAAGIGTGNRKRKLKGIDYNSEIPFEKAPAPGFYDTTEEFVVPIAADFSSLRQQTLDGELRVEKEARERKKDKEKLKQRKENDIPTALLKNQEPAKKRSKLVLPEPQISDQELQQVVKLGRASEIAKEVASESGIETTDALLADYSITPQVAATPRTPAPVTDRILQEAQNMMALTHVDTPLKGGVNTPLHQSDFSGVLPQSQAVATPNTVLATPFRSIRGPDGSATPGGFLTPASGAMVPVGSGTQLHVPGATPNFLRDKLNINTEDGMSVAETPAAYKSYQKQLKSSLKEGLASLPTPRNDYEIVVPDNETDEAADDGSMDVDQIVPDQADVDEKRKRNKLAQEAKELSLRSQVIQRDLPRPLEINTTVLRPSNEMHGLTDLQKAEELVKQEMVKMLNYDALRNPIQQAQPSSMKRPMLAQYQAYLEQHPYENIDEQELVEARKMLAAEMGVVKQGMAHGDLSLESYTQVWQECLSQVLYLPSQNRYTRANLASKKDRIESAEKRLEINRKHMAKEAKRCGKIEKKLKILTAGYQARAQALIKQFQDTNEQIEQNSLALSTFKFLAAQEDLAIPKRLESLTEDVMRQTEREKALQKRYAQLTEELEELNRLLEEANVNGVEYGKDEEGALQVNGRHEHLEEEERDDSSVGANDENSRNGPEEPEEAQESPSSNAAFEREQENVEDDDGQSSDTQEQPDSQEEYAQRRESEEDAEDSSEYPEPKEHQQEDERMEEDDEDTSDD from the exons ATGCCGCGGATAATGATCAAAGGTGGTGTTTGGCGGAACACCGAG GATGAAATCCTCAAAGCCGCCGTCATGAAATATGGCAAAAATCAATGGTCTCGTATCGCGTCGTTGCTGCACCGTAAGTCCGCCAAACAGTGCAAAGCCCGCTGGTATGAGTGGCTCGATCCAAGCATCAAGAAGACGGAATGGTCTCGCGAAGAGGACGAAAAGTTACTGCATCTGGCCAAGTTGATGCCAACGCAATGGCGCACGATTGCTCCGATTATCGGTCGTACCGCTGCTCAATGCTTGGAACGGTACGAATATCTGCTGGATCAGGCACAGCGGAAAGAGGAAGGGGAAGATGGTATGGATGATCCGCGCAAGCTCAAACCGGGTGAGATCGATCCAAATCCCGAAACGAAGCCCGCTCGGCCGGATCCGAAGGACATGGATGAGGATGAGTTGGAAATGCTCTCTGAGGCTCGAGCACGTTTGGCCAACACGCAAGGCAAGAAGGCGAAGCGTAAGGCACGCGAGAAACAGCTCGAAGAAGCACGCCGACTGGCCGCGTTGCAGAAACGTCGTGAACTGCGGGCCGCTGGTATTGGTACGGGCAACAGGAAGCGCAAGCTGAAGGGAATTGACTACAATTCGGAAATACCGTTCGAGAAAGCTCCGGCACCCGGGTTTTACGATACCACGGAAGAGTTTGTGGTGCCGATCGCGGCAGATTTTTCCAGCTTGCGCCAACAAACGCTTGATGGAGAGTTGCGCGTAGAAAAAGAAGCACGCGAGCGGAAGAAGGATAAGGAGAAGTTAAAAcaacgaaaggaaaacgatATTCCAACAGCGTTGTTAAAAAATCAGGAACCGGCAAAAAAGCGATCCAAGCTTGTCCTTCCCGAGCCACAAATCTCCGATCAGGAATTGCAGCAAGTCGTGAAGCTTGGTCGTGCGAGCGAAATTGCGAAGGAGGTAGCTTCCGAAAGTGGTATCGAAACTACGGATGCACTTTTGGCGGATTATAGCATCACACCTCAGGTAGCCGCCACGCCGCGGACTCCTGCCCCGGTTACTGATCGTATTTTGCAAGAAGCTCAAAACATGATGGCACTCACTCACGTGGACACACCGCTTAAGGGTGGTGTCAACACACCGCTACATCAGTCGGATTTTTCAGGTGTCTTACCTCAAAGCCAAGCAGTAGCTACTCCAAATACCGTGCTAGCTACACCGTTCCGTTCGATTCGCGGACCGGATGGTAGTGCAACGCCGGGAGGGTTTTTAACGCCAGCCTCGGGAGCGATGGTTCCCGTAGGTTCCGGCACGCAACTACACGTGCCCGGTGCAACACCGAATTTTCTTCGCGATAAGCTAAACATCAACACGGAAGATGGTATGAGTGTAGCGGAAACGCCCGCTGCTTACAAGTCCTACCAGAAGCAGTTGAAATCTTCACTAAAGGAAGGGCTAGCTTCTCTTCCGACACCAAGAAACGATTACGAAATTGTTGTGCCCGATAACGAAACGGACGAGGCTGCCGATGATGGATCGATGGATGTGGATCAAATCGTACCAGACCAAGCCGACGTAGACGAGAAGCGCAAACGCAACAAGCTTGCTCAAGAAGCAAAAGAACTTTCACTCCGCTCGCAGGTCATTCAGCGGGACTTGCCACGACCGCTCGAAATCAATACAACCGTACTGCGCCCGTCAAACGAAATGCACGGATTGACCGATCTACAAAAGGCGGAAGAGTTGGTGAAACAAGAGATGGTAAAAATGCTTAACTACGATGCGCTACGCAATCCGATTCAGCAAGCACAACCATCCTCCATGAAGCGTCCCATGCTCGCCCAATACCAGGCGTATCTGGAACAGCACCCGTATGAAAACATCGACGAGCAGGAGTTGGTCGAAGCGCGCAAAATGCTCGCAGCGGAAATGGGAGTGGTGAAGCAGGGTATGGCCCACGGAGACTTGTCCCTAGAAAGCTACACACAAGTGTGGCAAGAGTGTTTGTCCCAAGTGCTGTATCTGCCGAGCCAGAACCGATACACACGTGCCAATTTAGCCAGCAAAAAGGACCGCATAGAATCCGCCGAAAAACGTCTCGAAATCAATCGGAAGCATATGGCCAAAGAAGCGAAGCGTTGTGGCAAAATAGAGAAAAAGCTTAAAATTCTTACCGCGGGATATCAGGCACGAGCGCAAGCGTTGATAAAGCAGTTTCAGGACACCAACGAGCAGATTGAACAAAACTCGTTGGCATTGTCAACGTTCAAGTTTTTGGCTGCACAGGAAGATTTGGCCATACCGAAGCGTTTAGAATCGCTAACGGAAGATGTTATGCGACAGACGGAGCGTGAAAAGGCTCTACAAAAACGTTACGCTCAGTTGACCGAAGAGCTGGAAGAACTTAACCGTTTGCTGGAGGAAGCTAACGTTAATGGAGTCGAGTATGGCAAGGATGAGGAAGGGGCGCTGCAAGTGAATGGTCGACACGAACATTTGGAGGAGGAAGAACGAGATGATAGTAGCGTGGGAGCGAATGATGAGAATTCCAGAAACGGACCTGAGGAACCCGAGGAAGCTCAAGAATCACCTAGTTCTAATGCAGCATTTGAACGAGAACAGGAGAATGTagaggatgatgatggtcaAAGTTCTGATACACAAGAACAGCCCGACAGCCAAGAGGAATATGCACAAAGAAGGGAAAGTGAGGAAGATGCTGAAGACTCCTCTGAATATCCCGAGCCGAAGGAGCACCAACAAGAAGACGAACGAATGGAAGAAGATGATGAGGACACTAGTGACGATTGA
- the LOC128309561 gene encoding BTB/POZ domain-containing protein 7: MNPGLWGCLIPCGLSYWCESKSGSDPCITTEMGATASTDCPGSSGVGGGGGGGGGGGVGGSGIGAGGGGMLGLSGITSTAGITTTPLTSANGSGGSGYGPMCGVGGGSGPGGSGGGPGAVVRERRKKVTGFATLKKKLIRRRRSSKACDHGRVLREFVSSWSPMELSALLEEYESLAALKDLSVQAELARPPATTFKQDLASLYDFKHCTDCDLVFRGTVFPVHRAILSARCSYFRDLLAGCPGYGARICLELRSSPVDVAMFSSLLRYLYTGDLCTHDPTIDVSLLRRLGEDFGTPNPLENDLRYLLETGDYADAAIVFTSEGGDYHRPDSGSSEYGFRPKLELPCHKAILSARSPFFKNMIQRRTRNISEEHQLHGTDRSLHATTRIVLDEGVIPKRYARVLLHAIYLDTVDLSLILRGNGCGSGAGSLGEVQALTHTGRARPSPLEEAMELYQIGRFLELDILAQGCEDLILEWLSLDTLATVLRWGSQPHGSAWVYRQACHYLREEFSAIVGSPVLFQLDKSQLIEALQNNFLQASELEVLQAVLKWGEQELIRRMEDREPNLLSHTAHSVTRKGIKKRDLSDVELREILSELLPHVRMDHVLPPNNEILNQAIRRGLVSTPPSHMIGDERESLRINAWIRGGKNHGLFVRPRLFMPYYEEVKVLLEDHIASQQIELLRMRRSRHHMPDIPDTLYMVSRLNSNAGTTLGGGSAAGVDVVAATTAPIPAPDAQTMESMQKRDQKLRQAPGCQRALALPLSSRSEITRQIRLRVVREFNFPDEVADLLESANCYCHDGEANGANKGPTDYDHDSHHHHHAHHHSHHRHDLHASQQSLDDESTPPPSPAMPSSDIEAQAAVHCFGRNMTFPRQQAQQQPYPAQQQPPSSAHHSQRSSMAPHSMLNHGVHGSSGSSNGGAGSAGIHASMNNPLALISGTHRRQELPSVIPGGDIVAYRLSAPAGSGAVGPPGGIGGGGLDLSEIGACSDGHLSDVMPDVAMATASLGQLHLGGGGATSGNGGGSGGSGVGNGSDVPESLHLDLGDGPSHMIGGAAIGGLHHNISHHRMTPATTTFHHYMTRNLLNPMHPSTSQQTTSQSQQPVHHSALQPSASSSSSSSSMLLGGHSASSQIHGSQASLAHGGQQQQQQHQQHHGSQQLLNVGSSTHPQQQQQQQHPQQQQSSQQQSLAQRSSSPYTLHRASPSLPHSSYHSGPPRFL, translated from the exons ATGAATCCTGGTCTATGGGGATGCCTGATACCCTGTGGACTGTCATATTGGTGCGAGAGTAAGAGTGGCAGCGATCCATGCATTACTACGGAGATGGGTGCAACAGCGTCAACGGACTGTCCCGGATCTAGTGGCGTAGGAGGTGGAGGCGGTggaggtggaggaggaggtgtAGGTGGGAGCGGTAtaggtgctggtggtggaggtatGCTGGGGCTGTCGGGAATCACTTCCACTGCCGGAATTACCACCACCCCGTTAACGTCCGCCAACGGAAGCGGTGGCTCAGGATACGGACCAATGTGCGGTGTGGGCGGTGGATCGGGACCCGGCGGTTCAGGTGGCGGTCCCGGTGCGGTAGTACGCGAGCGCCGTAAGAAGGTGACCGGTTTTGCGACGCTCAAGAAGAAACTGATCCGACGACGCCGGTCGTCGAAAGCCTGTGATCATGGTCGGGTGTTGCGCGAGTTCGTGTCCAGCTGGAGCCCGATGGAACTGTCCGCACTGCTCGAGGAGTACGAATCGCTGGCAGCACTGAAAGACCTCTCGGTGCAGGCAGAACTGGCCCGGCCACCGGCGACCACCTTCAAGCAAGATCTGGCCAGCCTGTACGATTTCAAGCACTGCACCGATTGCGATCTCGTGTTCCGTGGTACGGTGTTTCCAGTGCATCGGGCAATCCTGTCGGCGCGCTGCTCCTACTTTCGCGATCTGCTCGCCGGCTGTCCCGGGTACGGGGCGCGCATCTGTCTCGAGCTGCGCTCATCGCCGGTAGATGTGGCAATGTTTTCATCGCTGCTGCGCTACCTCTACACCGGGGACCTGTGTACACACGATCCGACCATAGATGTAAGTCTGTTACGTAGGTTAGGGGAAGATTTCGGCACACCGAATCCGCTGGAGAATGATCTGCGCTATCTGCTGGAGACGGGCGATTACGCGGACGCAGCGATCGTGTTCACCTCCGAGGGCGGTGATTATCATCGGCCCGATTCGGGCAGCTCGGAGTATGGCTTCCGGCCGAAGCTGGAACTACCGTGCCACAAGGCGATATTGAGCGCCCGTTCGCCGTTCTTTAAAAACATGATCCAGCGGCGAACTCGGAACATCTCCGAGGAGCATCAGCTGCACGGGACGGACCGATCGCTTCACGCGACAACACGCATCGTGCTGGACGAGGGCGTTATTCCGAAGCGGTACGCCCGGGTATTGCTGCATGCGATCTATCTCGATACAGTCGATCTGTCGTTGATACTGCGCGGCAATGGATGTGGCAGCGGTGCTGGCAGTCTCGGAGAGGTACAGGCACTGACGCATACCGGTCGCGCTAGGCCGTCCCCGCTCGAGGAAGCGATGGAACTGTACCAGATTGGACGGTTCCTCGAGCTGGACATACTGGCCCAGGGCTGTGAGGATTTAATTCTAGAATGGCTGTCGCTCGACACGCTGGCGACGGTGCTGCGTTGGGGCAGCCAGCCGCACGGATCGGCCTGGGTGTACCGGCAAGCCTGCCATTATCTTCGCGAAGAATTCTCGGCAATCGTCGGTTCACCGGTGCTATTTCAATTAGATAAATCGCAGCTGATCGAAGCATTGCAGAATAACTTCCTGCAGGCGTCCGAGCTGGAGGTATTACAGGCGGTGCTAAAGTGGGGCGAACAAGAGCTTATTCGTCGAATGGAAGATCGGGAACCAAATCTGCTCTCCCACACGGCACATTCCGTTACCCGCAAGGGCATAAAGAAGCGCGATTTGAGCGATGTTGAGCTGCGGGAGATACTGTCCGAGCTGTTGCCGCACGTGCGCATGGACCATGTGCTGCCACCGAACAACGAAATCCTCAACCAGGCGATACGGCGGGGGCTGGTCAGTACACCACCGTCCCATATGATCGGCGACGAGCGAGAGAGCTTGCGTATCAATGCGTGGATCCGGGGTGGGAAAAACCATGGGCTGTTTGTGCGACCGCGACTCTTTATGCCTTACTACGAGGAGGTGAAGGTGCTGCTGGAAGATCACATCGCTTCACAGCAGATTGAATTGCTGCGGATGAGACGGTCGCGCCATCACATGCCGGATATTCCCGACACGCTGTATATGGTTTCGCGGCTAAACAGTAACGCCGGTACCACGCTTGGCGGTGGTTCGGCTGCCGGTGTGGATGTGGTCGCTGCTACGACCGCACCGATCCCCGCACCGGACGCACAAACGATGGAATCGATGCAGAAGCGCGATCAGAAGCTACGCCAAGCGCCCGGTTGCCAGCGAGCGCTCGCGTTACCGCTCTCGAGCCGGTCGGAGATTACGCGCCAGATACGGCTGCGTGTGGTGCGAGAGTTTAACTTCCCGGATGAGGTGGCGGATCTGCTGGAGAGCGCCAACTGCTACTGCCATGACGGGGAAGCGAACGGGGCGAACAAAGGTCCGACCGATTATGACCATGACagtcaccatcatcatcatgcgcATCATCATTCACACCACCGGCACGATCTGCATGCCAGTCAGCAATCGCTGGACGATGAATCGACGCCACCTCCATCACCGGCCATGCCCAGCAGCGATATTGAAGCACAGGCTGCAGTACATTGCTTCGGTCGCAACATGACATTCCCTCGGCAGCAGGCACAGCAACAACCATACCCTGCCCAGCAGCAACCACCATCGTCAGCACATCACTCACAACGCTCCTCGATGGCACCACATTCAATGCTGAACCACGGAGTGCACGGTTCGAGCGGTAGCAGTAACGGTGGCGCTGGATCCGCAGGCATTCATGCATCGATGAATAATCCACTGGCGCTGATCAGTGGAACGCACCGACGGCAGGAATTGCCTTCGGTTATCCCGGGCGGTGACATTGTGGCGTATCGTTTGTCGGCCCCGGCCGGTAGTGGGGCTGTTGGTCCACCGGGCGGTATCGGTGGAGGTGGGCTAGACTTGAGCGAAATAGGAGCCTGCTCGGATGGGCATCTTTCGGACGTGATGCCAGACGTTGCCATGGCAACGGCATCACTTGGTCAGCTGCATCTAGGTGGTGGCGGTGCTACATCAGGCAATggcggtggtagtggtggtagtggtgtaGGAAACGGATCGGATGTACCGGAGAGTTTGCATCTGGATTTAGGTGATGGGCCGAGTCACATGATTGGTGGTGCGGCTATCGGTGGACTTCATCACAACATTTCG CACCATCGCATGACACCCGCAACGACAACATTCCATCACTACATGACGCGAAACCTGTTGAACCCAATGCATCCATCCACATCccagcaaacaacatcacaaTCTCAGCAACCGGTGCATCACTCGGCACTACAACCatcggcatcatcatcatcctcgtcCTCCTCGATGCTTTTGGGTGGTCACTCCGCTTCCTCCCAAATTCACGGATCGCAGGCATCGCTTGCACATGGtggacaacagcaacagcagcagcatcagcaacatcaTGGTTCACAGCAGTTATTAAATGTGGGTTCTTCCACCCatccgcagcaacagcagcagcaacaacatccacagcagcagcagtcatCGCAGCAACAATCACTGGCTCAGCGGTCTTCCTCACCGTACACGTTGCATCGTGCCAGCCCGAGTTTGCCCCATAGTTCATATCACTCCGGACCACCGCGATTCTTATAG